From Actinopolymorpha cephalotaxi, one genomic window encodes:
- a CDS encoding Acg family FMN-binding oxidoreductase, producing the protein MPRRHVLTDREERLIVDAAVHAPSVLNTQPWRFSFGDDQLEIWADPARQLTTADPAGRFMAISCGAATYNALLGVRYAGHEAWVQAQPRPQTPFLAAVVHFGVRRPIAADDLARYDMIAQRHTNRGPYRDWRLPFSLVTRLEEAAEAEGGHIRVLTSSEVERVRHLVAEAERAQEPDEALEKEMEPWIGARDSADGIPVGALGPRSADSRAPVRDLDPHRHAGPRDVAIFEHRPTLAVLSTPGDAHKDWVRAGMALQRVLLTAGQHGVVASFLNAPIEELNERGHLRSAAPGLDHPQMVLRLGYPRGEAVPTPRRPADQVM; encoded by the coding sequence ATGCCCCGACGCCACGTTCTGACCGACCGCGAGGAGCGGTTGATCGTGGACGCCGCGGTGCACGCCCCGTCGGTCCTGAACACCCAGCCGTGGCGGTTCAGCTTCGGCGACGACCAACTGGAGATCTGGGCGGACCCGGCGCGCCAGCTCACCACGGCCGATCCCGCGGGCCGGTTCATGGCGATCTCGTGTGGAGCGGCGACGTACAACGCACTCCTCGGTGTCCGGTACGCCGGGCACGAGGCGTGGGTGCAGGCCCAGCCCCGGCCGCAGACCCCGTTCCTCGCCGCGGTCGTCCACTTCGGTGTCCGCCGGCCGATCGCCGCCGACGACCTCGCGCGGTACGACATGATCGCGCAGCGGCACACCAACCGCGGGCCCTACCGCGACTGGCGGTTGCCGTTCTCGCTGGTGACCCGGCTGGAGGAGGCCGCGGAGGCCGAGGGCGGCCACATCCGGGTGCTCACCTCCAGCGAGGTCGAGCGGGTACGCCACCTGGTGGCCGAGGCCGAGCGGGCCCAGGAGCCCGACGAGGCCCTGGAGAAGGAGATGGAGCCCTGGATCGGCGCGCGGGACAGCGCGGACGGCATCCCGGTCGGAGCGCTCGGCCCCCGGTCGGCGGACTCCCGGGCCCCGGTCCGCGACCTGGACCCCCACCGGCACGCCGGCCCCCGCGACGTGGCGATCTTCGAGCACCGGCCGACCCTCGCCGTCCTGTCCACCCCCGGTGACGCCCACAAGGACTGGGTACGAGCCGGGATGGCGTTGCAGCGGGTTCTGCTCACCGCGGGCCAGCACGGCGTGGTGGCGTCCTTCCTCAACGCACCGATCGAGGAGCTCAACGAGCGGGGCCACCTGCGCAGCGCGGCGCCGGGGCTGGACCATCCGCAGATGGTGCTGCGACTTGGGTATCCCCGTGGTGAGGCGGTACCGACACCGCGCCGGCCGGCCGACCAGGTGATGTGA
- a CDS encoding Kae1-like domain-containing protein gives MSGAVTRPVPDSELPARQAQRVLVAGSVVGVGLRRHLSQVAGECGLDGTARTVRDQVVVEVAGPPAALAEFVHRVSTQAPRPARVSLVDVVELEGMTPHPGTGFRVLFDDVDPPMAAGLDGTSRAGHTTGHTYGHVSGTTHEGRPPSATEPSGAEPSGAEPSGEPSPWADRGICPACLRELFDPADRRYRYPFLSCRLCGPRQSLLDELPPYGRPSAFGEGPDDCLPGLPGLPGFAPCAACTAEREDPAGRRHHAPATACPECGPHLTWRTSRADGDDGSGWGDRGGRLWAGGTSGDRRSDAEALAAAVETVAAGGVVAVKGPGGYQLVCDATVPRAVARLRSRTHRWTRPLTVLAPDLSVARAVADLGTAEVDLLVSPSRPVVLAPLRRSRLPIAAGVSAGSDHVGLALPATPLQALLVHDLDRPLVVTGAHPAEEPVVVDDALVPARLAGLADGFLGHDLPIRTRTRSSVHWVVRGRPAVLRRGRGVVPTAVPLPFAARQPVLAVGAQLSHTCTLAGDSRAYVGEQLGDLTSPAKLDAFEQELNRLVPLVGGTPAAVAHDLHPGYLASQYARRWPQDRRIAVQHHHAHVAACAAEHGVTGTFLGVAYDGPGLGDDGTLWGGEILVADLRGYHRAGRFGRAPLPGGELAARSPIRTALGYLLAGERLGGAPIDPDLLGARTERLSARELETVRRMVTGGVNSPPASSAARLVDAVAGLLGLREDAAYEGEAATVLETAARGRREEELPWRIVTADGVRVYDPVVTLAAVLSGMADGVSVGRLAAAFHATLVAVTVALCVDAGHEAGVRTVCLAGSTFTNRLLLGGVVDGLEREGFDVFVPERVPTDDSGVSYGQAAVAAARMAAG, from the coding sequence ATGAGCGGGGCGGTCACACGTCCCGTCCCCGACAGTGAGCTACCGGCCCGTCAGGCGCAGCGGGTGCTGGTCGCGGGCTCGGTGGTGGGCGTGGGGCTGCGCCGGCACCTGAGCCAGGTCGCCGGTGAGTGTGGGCTCGACGGTACGGCGCGGACGGTGCGCGACCAGGTGGTGGTCGAGGTGGCCGGTCCGCCGGCCGCGCTGGCGGAGTTCGTCCACCGGGTCAGTACGCAGGCGCCGCGGCCGGCCCGGGTGAGCCTGGTGGACGTCGTGGAACTGGAGGGGATGACCCCGCACCCGGGTACGGGCTTTCGGGTGCTGTTCGACGACGTGGACCCGCCGATGGCGGCCGGGCTGGACGGTACCTCCCGCGCCGGCCACACCACCGGTCACACGTACGGCCACGTCTCCGGCACCACCCACGAGGGCCGGCCGCCGTCCGCCACGGAGCCGTCCGGCGCGGAGCCGTCCGGCGCGGAGCCGTCCGGTGAGCCGTCGCCCTGGGCCGACCGGGGAATCTGCCCGGCCTGCCTGCGGGAGCTGTTCGACCCCGCCGACCGGCGGTACCGCTACCCGTTCCTGTCGTGCCGCCTCTGCGGCCCGCGGCAGTCGCTCCTGGACGAGCTTCCGCCGTACGGACGGCCCAGCGCCTTCGGCGAAGGACCTGACGACTGCCTGCCCGGCCTGCCCGGTCTGCCCGGGTTCGCGCCGTGTGCCGCCTGCACGGCCGAACGCGAGGACCCGGCAGGCCGGCGCCACCACGCGCCGGCGACGGCCTGCCCTGAGTGCGGCCCGCACCTCACCTGGCGTACCTCCCGGGCCGACGGCGACGACGGCAGCGGCTGGGGCGACCGCGGCGGCAGGCTCTGGGCCGGCGGCACCTCGGGTGACCGCCGGTCCGACGCCGAGGCGCTGGCGGCGGCTGTGGAGACGGTCGCGGCCGGTGGCGTCGTGGCGGTGAAGGGGCCCGGCGGCTACCAGCTGGTCTGTGACGCGACCGTTCCCCGGGCGGTGGCCCGGCTGCGCTCGCGGACGCACCGGTGGACCCGCCCGCTCACGGTGCTGGCTCCGGACCTGTCGGTGGCCCGGGCGGTCGCCGACCTGGGAACCGCCGAGGTCGACCTGCTGGTCTCACCATCGCGCCCGGTGGTGCTCGCCCCGCTGCGGCGCAGCCGGCTGCCGATCGCCGCCGGGGTCAGCGCGGGTTCGGACCACGTGGGCCTGGCGCTGCCCGCCACCCCACTGCAGGCGCTCCTCGTGCACGATCTGGACCGTCCTTTGGTGGTGACCGGCGCGCACCCCGCCGAGGAGCCGGTGGTGGTCGACGACGCCCTCGTCCCGGCCCGGTTGGCCGGGCTGGCCGACGGCTTCCTCGGGCACGACCTGCCGATCCGCACCCGGACGAGGAGCTCCGTCCACTGGGTCGTACGCGGCCGCCCGGCGGTCCTGCGGCGCGGCCGGGGGGTCGTACCCACCGCGGTGCCGCTGCCGTTCGCGGCCCGTCAACCTGTGCTTGCGGTGGGTGCGCAACTGTCCCACACCTGCACGCTGGCAGGGGATTCGCGGGCGTACGTGGGTGAACAACTCGGCGACCTGACCAGCCCGGCGAAGCTGGACGCGTTCGAGCAGGAGCTCAACCGGCTCGTCCCGCTGGTCGGCGGCACCCCCGCGGCGGTGGCGCACGACCTGCACCCGGGCTACCTCGCCAGCCAGTACGCCAGGCGCTGGCCGCAGGACCGGCGGATCGCCGTACAGCACCACCACGCGCACGTCGCGGCCTGCGCCGCCGAGCACGGGGTGACCGGGACCTTCCTCGGCGTCGCCTACGACGGCCCGGGCCTCGGCGACGACGGCACGCTGTGGGGCGGGGAGATCCTGGTCGCCGACCTACGCGGCTACCACCGGGCCGGCCGGTTCGGTCGCGCGCCGCTTCCCGGAGGCGAACTGGCCGCCCGCAGCCCGATCCGTACCGCACTGGGCTACCTCCTCGCCGGCGAACGTCTCGGCGGCGCGCCGATCGACCCGGACCTGCTCGGCGCCCGCACCGAACGCCTGTCCGCGCGCGAGCTGGAGACCGTACGCCGGATGGTCACCGGTGGCGTGAACAGCCCACCGGCGTCCAGCGCCGCCCGGCTGGTGGACGCGGTGGCCGGCCTGCTGGGACTGCGGGAGGACGCCGCGTACGAGGGGGAGGCGGCGACCGTCCTGGAGACCGCGGCCAGGGGCCGGCGCGAGGAGGAGCTGCCGTGGCGGATCGTCACCGCCGACGGGGTGCGGGTGTACGACCCGGTGGTGACCCTGGCGGCGGTGCTGTCCGGCATGGCCGACGGTGTGTCCGTCGGGCGGCTCGCGGCGGCGTTCCACGCCACGCTCGTCGCGGTGACCGTCGCGCTGTGCGTCGACGCCGGCCACGAGGCCGGGGTGCGCACGGTGTGCCTGGCCGGCAGCACCTTCACCAACCGGCTGCTGCTCGGCGGCGTGGTGGACGGGCTGGAGCGCGAGGGCTTCGACGTGTTCGTCCCCGAGCGGGTGCCCACCGACGACAGCGGGGTGAGCTACGGCCAGGCCGCGGTCGCGGCGGCGCGGATGGCGGCCGGGTGA
- a CDS encoding Hsp20/alpha crystallin family protein, with amino-acid sequence MAGGTPEVRRERRSLPDLLDWAENLPESLTWTNWPAPAGMRGIRVEEFLDEDGTFVARAELPGMDPGKDIDLEIDNGMLVIRAERQEEKRERGRTEFRYGKFTRRLALPEGADESEVSARYTDGILEVRMPVSEKRPEARAIPVQRTG; translated from the coding sequence ATGGCAGGTGGGACACCCGAGGTCCGGCGCGAACGCCGTTCGCTGCCAGACCTGCTCGACTGGGCGGAGAACCTTCCCGAATCGCTGACCTGGACCAACTGGCCGGCGCCCGCGGGCATGCGCGGCATCCGCGTGGAGGAGTTCCTGGACGAGGACGGCACCTTCGTCGCCCGCGCCGAGCTCCCCGGTATGGACCCTGGCAAGGACATCGACCTCGAGATCGACAACGGCATGCTGGTGATCCGCGCCGAGCGCCAGGAGGAGAAGCGCGAGCGCGGCCGCACCGAGTTCCGCTACGGGAAGTTCACCCGCCGGCTGGCCCTGCCCGAGGGCGCCGACGAGTCCGAGGTCAGTGCGCGCTACACCGACGGCATCCTCGAGGTCCGGATGCCGGTGAGCGAGAAGCGCCCGGAGGCGCGCGCGATTCCGGTGCAGCGCACCGGCTGA
- a CDS encoding DUF1876 domain-containing protein, whose amino-acid sequence MTDTAQVTKHWNVDIFIDEHDGQTRAEARLVSGDRTHLSGAGRARRNPADPSVPEIGDELAVARALSELAHRLLHAAADDIEGVTARPDGDRGR is encoded by the coding sequence ATGACCGACACCGCACAAGTCACCAAGCACTGGAACGTCGACATCTTCATCGACGAGCACGACGGCCAGACCCGGGCGGAGGCACGGCTGGTGTCCGGTGACCGGACGCACCTGTCCGGCGCCGGCCGGGCACGCCGTAATCCGGCGGACCCGAGTGTGCCGGAGATCGGCGACGAGCTGGCGGTCGCCCGTGCGCTGTCGGAGCTGGCGCACCGGCTGCTGCACGCGGCGGCCGACGACATCGAGGGCGTCACCGCCCGCCCGGACGGGGACCGCGGGCGCTGA
- a CDS encoding class F sortase — protein MTSEAGGRRGKLRRAAGFGLVAVLALAGAAMLVAAFNLPAERPPMPAGDAAPAFLSTPTANPTSAPTASPTTTSRSAARPPAQGAEPGGTPAPSTTETTETPTATPKPTRTGEPPSIPMSLTIPRIGVNTRLMQLGLNKDKTIQVPTPDRANFAGWYKFGPSPGEIGNTVIVGHVDSVKIGRAVFFRLGELRPGDLLTIVRKDGLTVPYKVDGVKAYPKSKFPTDLVYGDSDRSTLRLVTCGGPWSKATSYQDNIIVFATQYAPARKVAGK, from the coding sequence CCGTGCCGCCGGCTTCGGCCTCGTCGCCGTGCTCGCACTCGCCGGAGCGGCCATGCTGGTCGCGGCGTTCAACCTGCCCGCGGAGCGGCCACCGATGCCCGCGGGCGACGCCGCGCCGGCGTTCCTCTCCACTCCCACCGCCAACCCCACGTCCGCGCCGACTGCCTCGCCGACGACCACGTCCCGCTCGGCGGCCAGGCCACCGGCACAGGGCGCCGAACCCGGTGGAACGCCGGCTCCGTCGACAACGGAGACAACGGAAACACCCACCGCGACGCCGAAGCCCACCCGCACCGGGGAGCCCCCGTCGATCCCGATGAGCCTGACCATCCCGCGCATCGGCGTGAACACCCGGCTCATGCAGCTGGGACTGAACAAGGACAAGACCATCCAGGTGCCCACACCCGATCGAGCCAACTTCGCGGGGTGGTACAAGTTCGGGCCCAGCCCAGGTGAGATCGGCAACACGGTGATCGTCGGGCACGTCGACTCGGTGAAGATCGGCCGCGCCGTCTTCTTTCGGCTCGGTGAGCTCCGGCCGGGCGACCTGCTCACCATCGTCCGCAAGGACGGGTTGACAGTGCCGTACAAAGTGGACGGTGTGAAGGCGTACCCGAAGTCGAAGTTCCCGACCGATCTGGTGTACGGCGACTCGGACAGGTCGACGCTGCGCCTGGTCACCTGTGGCGGTCCGTGGTCGAAGGCGACGTCCTACCAGGACAACATCATCGTCTTCGCCACCCAGTACGCCCCCGCCCGGAAGGTCGCCGGCAAGTAG